A stretch of DNA from Campylobacter concisus:
GAGCAAATTAGCGTGCCACTTGATGAGCTAAGACCTTACTTTAGCGATGAAATCGGGCTTTAATGGCAAAAATTTGTGGCATAGATGAGGCTGGACGTGGGGCTTTAGCTGGGCCTTTAAGCGTAGCGGCCTGCGTGCTTAATAAAGAAATTTCAGGTCTAAACGACTCCAAAAAACTAACTGCAAAAAAGCGTGAGGAGCTTTTTAAAGAGATTATAAAAAGCTCAAATTTTCTCATCATCTACTTCTCAAATGCACAAATAGACGAACTTGGGCTAAGCGAGTGCTTAAGACGAGCGCTCAAAATTTTTAAGGCGCACTTTGAGGGTTTTGAGATTATTTATGATGGAAATTTAGACTATGGCGTAGGTATCACAACGATGATAAAGGCTGATAGCAAAGTCGCTGAGGTAAGTGCTGCTAGCATATTAGCAAAGGTTAGCCGTGATAGTTTAATGAAAGGCTGGGATAAAATTTACTCAAAGTACGGCTTTGCTGGGCACAAAGGATACGGTACAAAGGCTCACCTAGATGCCATTGCCAAGTTTGGCTATTTAAGCCTTCATAGAAAAAGCTTTGTAGTAAAGTCTTTTGAAAAATCTCTATTTGACTAAGATTAATTATCTAAGCATCAAATAGATGTTTAGATAACGCCTTTTTTTAATGGCAGCCACAACCACAACTACCACTACTTTTAATAGCATCAAATACTGCATCGTAGTTTGGCTCTTCTGTCACTTCAGGGACGATTTGTTTGTGAATTATTACGCCATCATTGATGACAAATACCGCTCTTGCAAGTAGTCCTTTTAGTGGGCCATCGCTCATTAAAACGCCATAGTTTTTAGCAAATTCTCCGTATCTAAAGTCGCTTCCGACATGTAAATTTGCTATGCCTTCAGTCGTACAAAATCTCCCCATCGCAAATGGCAAATCATTTGAGATGATGCTTAGTTTTACGCCATGTTTGCCAGCTACTTTTTCGTTAAATTTACGAGCCTCTGCTGCGCAAACGCCAGTATCAAGTGATGGCAAGCAAACAAGGACTTCTACGCCATTATTTCCGCCTACACTAAATTCGCTAAGATCTTGCGATACGACTTTTACTTCAGGCGCATAAGAGCCTACAAAGACCTCATTTCCACTTAAATTTACCTCACTACCTTTAAATTTTGTAGTTGCCATATCTGTCTCCTTTATTATTTTTTTGCTTTTTTAAATGCTTGATCAAGATCCGCTATTAGATCATCAGCGTTTTCGATACCAATTGCCAAACGAAGCAAGTTTTGCTTTATACCGATCTTATCTAGTACCTCTTTTGGATATGCCTCATGTGTCATCGTCGCAGGCCTGCAAATGAGGCTTTCTACGCCGCCAAGGCTCACTGCTAGATCAAAAATTTCTAGCGATTTTACAAATTTATTTACATCATATTTTTCATCAAGCTCAAATGAGATGAGAGC
This window harbors:
- a CDS encoding ribonuclease HII, which gives rise to MAKICGIDEAGRGALAGPLSVAACVLNKEISGLNDSKKLTAKKREELFKEIIKSSNFLIIYFSNAQIDELGLSECLRRALKIFKAHFEGFEIIYDGNLDYGVGITTMIKADSKVAEVSAASILAKVSRDSLMKGWDKIYSKYGFAGHKGYGTKAHLDAIAKFGYLSLHRKSFVVKSFEKSLFD
- the tpx gene encoding thiol peroxidase, whose amino-acid sequence is MATTKFKGSEVNLSGNEVFVGSYAPEVKVVSQDLSEFSVGGNNGVEVLVCLPSLDTGVCAAEARKFNEKVAGKHGVKLSIISNDLPFAMGRFCTTEGIANLHVGSDFRYGEFAKNYGVLMSDGPLKGLLARAVFVINDGVIIHKQIVPEVTEEPNYDAVFDAIKSSGSCGCGCH